The DNA region AGCTCAGCTGGTAGAGCACCGGGCTTTTAACCCGATGGTCATAGGTTCGAATCCTATACGACCCATTCATTTCTGATGACTTATTAGAGGTAGCACGCTTAGTGCTATCTCTTATGGGCCATTTCTATCTACTTTTCCGAATAAAAAATTTATAACATCCATTCAGTTTAATTTTCAACTATCACGGAGTACTAATTAACCCGGCTAATTAGAGAAATAAAGAAAGCAAATACCTCAAGTAATCTTGAAGTCGACAGTGAAAAAGAATCTGGCACAACAAGCTAAAACATTACGGCCATGGTACCGCTTTCGGACCTTCAGGGTAGTTAGGATCTACTCTCTCTTTAGGCTCGTTATCTTTAGGTTCGTTATCTTTAGGTTCGTTATCTTTAGGTTCGTTATCTTTAGGAGAGTCAGTTTCCTCTAGTTTCTCAAGCTGTTTTTTTTGATTTTCATTAATAGTTCCATGTTTTCCTTGTCTTATTAGACCTTTTACTCCTTTATCGATGTCTGACACATTATCCTCTAGAGATGAATCAGACTTAGCATCTCCATTATGACCTTTCCCTCGCAAATAGGACCACATCGAAAGAGAGTTTTTCCGATAAATGACCTTTCCCCCGCAAATAGGACCACATCGAAAGAGAGTTTTCCGGATAAACTAGTATTAAATATCAAAAAGGAGGTATTGAATATGAGAGGAAAACATTTTAGCGAAGAGCAAATCATTAAAGCTATAAAATCCCACGAGAATGGAACAAAAGTGTCAGATATATGCCGAGAGCTAGGCATAGTAGAGCAGACATTCTATAGATGGCGAGCGAAGTATAGTGGTATGGAGGTGTCAGAGGCGAAGCGTCTGAAGACATTGGAAGTTGAGAATAACAAGTTGAAAAAGATGCTAGCGGAATCGATGATGGATTGTGCGACATTGAAGGAGTTATTATCAAAAAAGTGGTAAAGCCGTCGC from Chromatiales bacterium includes:
- a CDS encoding transposase; this translates as MRGKHFSEEQIIKAIKSHENGTKVSDICRELGIVEQTFYRWRAKYSGMEVSEAKRLKTLEVENNKLKKMLAESMMDCATLKELLSKKW